The Flavobacteriales bacterium genome contains the following window.
GATACCGCATGCATCGCAGTAGAAATAATCGAGGGCTCCGGGCAACGGCAACGGTGAAGAGGAGAAGTTGTTGATGTCGACGTTGATCAACATGAACGTGAAAACACCCATCGGATAACCGGGCCATACCACGTTCATCGTCGAGCTCCATGCAGCACCGATCCTCAATTCGCTGGTCTTGATGTGCTGGATGCCTTCCAGGTCCACCGTGCTGTTGTTCGGCAACTGGTTCAGGTTGCAGTAGAGCAGGCTCGGCGGCTGTGCGTTCCACGCGGCGGTGTCGCAGAAGCCGTTCGCATCAACGCTGTTGGGTTTGGCGTTGTTCATCCACCCGCGCAGGTTCACATCGGGGATGAAAACGGTTTGGGCGGAGGCGCCAAGACCGATCACCAAGAGCAACATCAGGACGTAGCGGTGCACCATTACGCGGGGTTTTGCGCAAGGTAGACGGCAGGTGTGCGGCAAGGTGGCCGCGGGTCGATCACTTCGCCAACGCCGCCTCCGCTTCTTCCAGCGTCGGGGTGTCGTTGTGGTGCCACTGGCCCTTCACGGTGCCTTCCTTCAGCAGCATGAGGCCGGGGTTGGCGCGGTTCACGGTCTTCAACGTCACCTCGTCGCACTGTGTGAAGTCGAAGGCGGCTTGGTGCGCATGGCGGAACTCCTCGATGTCGTCCCAGCTGCTCGCGCTCACGCCGTACACGTACCAGCCCTTGTCCGTGGCAGCCTTCGCCAGGTCAACGATGGCTTTCATGTTCTGCGTCTCGGCGTCCTTGCAGCTCTTCACCAGCACCAACAGCACGGGTTGCGTTTCGCCGAGGATACCGTCGGTGAGGTCCGTGCCGTTCTGGTCGGTGAGCGAGAAGTCCTTCACCTGGCTATCGATGCCCGGCTCCAGTTCGTTCACGCGCTGCTCCACGAACTCCCACGTGGCCACCCACACGCTGTCGTTCCACGGGTAATTGTTGCTGGGATACTCCTTCACCTCGCCGCTCTGCTTGTTCTTGTACACGAGGAAGATCTCGTTCACGGGCGCCTTGCCTTCCTTCCGCTGTTCTGCGATGCTCTTACCCACCGCATACGGACGGTAGTCGCGCACGGGATTGTGCGCCACGCACCACCAGATGAAGAACAGTGAAACGAAGGTTGCCCACAACGCCGTGACCCACTCGGCCTTCGGCGCCTGCATGATGCGCTTGATGCCGAGGTAGCCGACAAAACCGATGAGGGTGAACCACACCGGCCCCCACCAGGTGAACACCCACGAGAAGAACGCCACCAGCACCAGGCCCATCGGCAGGATCAGCTTGTCATCGGCGCTCGTGTTCCAACCAATGCCGGGCTTGCGGAACGTGGCGATGGCGATGGGGATGATAAGGACGAAGAGGATCGCGTCCTTCATGAAGCTCTCCCACGGTGTTAGACTGCGGCCAATGGAGCCCTTCATGGCATCGCCGAAGCAGCCGCAATCGGTGACGCAGTGCACTTCCTTGGTGACTTCCACACCTCCTGAGCCTGCCGAAGGATCGACCACCGTGTACGTGCCGTGCGGATCGCAAGTGGCCGTGTAAGCGGTGAGCCAACCGAAGAAGATGGTGAGCCACAAGAGCGCGGCAACGGCCAGCTTCATCCGCCCCCCGAACAGCACCGCGAACCCCAGCACGATCTCGGCCACGCAGGCCAGGATGCCCAGGAACATGCTCGCCGGCTCCAGGAAGGTGAGGTTGAGCGCGGCTTCGGCGAAGTATTCCTCCAGTTTGATGCTGAAACCGATGGGGTCGTTGGCTTTGATGAGGCCACTGACGATGAACAACGACCCGACGATGAGACGGCAGACCAGCACGAGGTACTTCATGGCAAGAGGAGTTGCGGCGAATGTAGGATCCGGGTCCGCGACAACGAGATGGCGTTAACGAAGTGTTGGGGCATTGGTCGTGCGGCGGGCCTCGCGCGTGTTGTCCCCCTTTGAAGGGGGCAGGGGATGACTACTCCTGCTCCCGTTGTTTCGACTTACGCATTGGCCTTGGCACAGGCGACCTGGCGGCGTGCTCGGCGATCCAGCGGACCAAACGTGCGTGCACCTCGTCCGTGTGAAGCATCACTTCTTCGTCGGAGAACCTGAGCGTGGTGTATCCCAACGCAGCCAAGCGCTCATCGCGGGACTTGTCACGGTCCTTGGCACCCGGTCCATCATGCGATGCCCCGTCCACTTCGACCACCAGTTTCAACTCCTTGCAGAAGAAGTCCGCGATGTAACCCCCAATGGGACGCTGGCGCAGGAACGGGTACCCCATGAGTTGCCTATCACGCAGCAACTCGCACCACATGCGAACTTCGGCTTTCGTGCTCGCGTTGCGGTGCTCGCGTGCATAGTCCTTCAGACGGTTGGTGTAGTGATCGTTCACGTCGATGAAAATACACGGGCTTGGGTGATCATCCCCCTGCCCCCTTCAAAGGGGGACAAAGCCGTTTGTGCCGCAGCTCCCCGGAAAAACGCAAAGCACTGGGGCGCAGGACGGTGAAGACGGAAGGAGCGGCGAGCCCGCGCGTGCTGTCCCTTGAGGCTTGGGACTTGAACCTTGGGACTTGAAGCTTGCTCACTCCTCCTCCAGCCGTACCATCGCGAACACCGCATAGTTCACGATGTCGATCCAATTGGCATCGATGCCTTCGCTAACGAGGGTCTTGCCGGCGTTGTCTTCGATGCTCTTAATGCGCAGCAGCTTCATCAGGATGAGGTCCACGAGGGAGCTCACGCGCATGCTGCGCCAAGCCTCGCCGTAGTCGTGGTTCTTGCGTTGCATCAGGTCGCGCGCGCCGTTCAGTTCCTTCATCAGGGCACCGCGTGCCTGCTCGGGCGACAGGTCGGGCTGGTCCACCACACCCAAGCGCAATTGCACCAGGGCCATGCCTGCGTAGTTGATGATGCCGATGAGCTCCGGCCGTATCCCCTCGCCCACCTTGCTCTCGCCCACCTGCTGCAAGGTGCGGATGCGCTGTGCCTTGATGAAGACCTGGTCGGTGAGCGAGCTCACGCGCAGGATGCGCCACGCCGTGCCATAGTCGATGGCCTTCTTGGCGAACAGCGCCACGCACTCGTTCACCACC
Protein-coding sequences here:
- a CDS encoding DoxX family protein, with amino-acid sequence MKYLVLVCRLIVGSLFIVSGLIKANDPIGFSIKLEEYFAEAALNLTFLEPASMFLGILACVAEIVLGFAVLFGGRMKLAVAALLWLTIFFGWLTAYTATCDPHGTYTVVDPSAGSGGVEVTKEVHCVTDCGCFGDAMKGSIGRSLTPWESFMKDAILFVLIIPIAIATFRKPGIGWNTSADDKLILPMGLVLVAFFSWVFTWWGPVWFTLIGFVGYLGIKRIMQAPKAEWVTALWATFVSLFFIWWCVAHNPVRDYRPYAVGKSIAEQRKEGKAPVNEIFLVYKNKQSGEVKEYPSNNYPWNDSVWVATWEFVEQRVNELEPGIDSQVKDFSLTDQNGTDLTDGILGETQPVLLVLVKSCKDAETQNMKAIVDLAKAATDKGWYVYGVSASSWDDIEEFRHAHQAAFDFTQCDEVTLKTVNRANPGLMLLKEGTVKGQWHHNDTPTLEEAEAALAK
- a CDS encoding endonuclease domain-containing protein, producing MNDHYTNRLKDYAREHRNASTKAEVRMWCELLRDRQLMGYPFLRQRPIGGYIADFFCKELKLVVEVDGASHDGPGAKDRDKSRDERLAALGYTTLRFSDEEVMLHTDEVHARLVRWIAEHAARSPVPRPMRKSKQREQE
- a CDS encoding DUF1599 domain-containing protein translates to MDRTLQQYDAVVNECVALFAKKAIDYGTAWRILRVSSLTDQVFIKAQRIRTLQQVGESKVGEGIRPELIGIINYAGMALVQLRLGVVDQPDLSPEQARGALMKELNGARDLMQRKNHDYGEAWRSMRVSSLVDLILMKLLRIKSIEDNAGKTLVSEGIDANWIDIVNYAVFAMVRLEEE